The Aythya fuligula isolate bAytFul2 chromosome 2, bAytFul2.pri, whole genome shotgun sequence genome contains a region encoding:
- the CYRIB gene encoding protein FAM49B isoform X1: protein MGNLLKVLTCTDLEQGPNFFLDFENAQPTESEKEIYNQVNVVLKDAEGILEDLQSYRGAGHEIREAIQHPNDEKLQEKAWGAVVPLVGKLKKFYEFSQRLEAGLRGLLGALTSTPYSPTQHLEREQALAKQFAEILHFTLRFDELKMTNPAIQNDFSYYRRTLSRMRINNVPAEGENEVNNELANRMSLFYAEATPMLKTLSDATTKFVSENKNLPIENTTDCLSTMASVCRVMLETPEYRSRFTNEETVSFCLRVMVGVIILYDHVHPVGAFAKTSKIDMKGCIKVLKDQPPNSVEGLLNALRYTTKHLNDETTSKQIKSMLQ, encoded by the exons ATGGGGAACCTTCTTAAAGTTTTGACATGCACAGACCTTGAGCAGGGGCCAaattttttccttgattttgaAA ATGCCCAACCTACAgaatctgaaaaggaaatttataATCAGGTGAATGTAGTGTTAAAGGATGCAGAAGGAATACTGGAAGACTTGCAGTCATATAGAGGAGCTGGCCATGAAATACGAGAG GCAATACAGCATCCCAACGATGAGAAGCTGCAAGAGAAGGCATGGGGCGCAGTTGTTCCACTAGTAGGCAAACTAAAAAAATTCTATGAATTTTCTCAAAGACTAG AGGCGGGATTGCGAGGTCTGTTGGGAGCCCTGACAAGCACTCCATATTCACCAACACAACACCTGGAGCGAGAGCAGGCTCTTGCTAAGCAGTTtgcagaaattcttcacttcACACTCCGGTTTGATGAGCTTAAG ATGACAAATCCTGCTATACAGAATGACTTCAGCTACTATAGAAGAACTCTGAGCCGTATGAGGATTAACAATGTCCCA gcagaaggagaaaatgaagtaaataatGAGTTGGCAAACAGAATGTCTTTATTTTACGCTGAAGCAACACCAATGTTGAAAACCTTAAGTGATGCTACAACAAAATTTGTGTCAGAG aataaaaatttaCCAATAGAGAATACTACGGATTGTTTAAGCACCATGGCCAGTGTGTGCAGGGTCATGCTGGAAACCCC TGAATATAGAAGCAGGTTTACAAACGAGGAAACAGTATCATTCTGTCTGAGGGTAATGGTGGGTGTCATCATACTCTATGACCATGTGCATCCGGTGGGCGCTTTTGCCAAAACTTCAAAAATTGAT aTGAAAGGATGCATCAAAGTTCTTAAAGACCAGCCTCCTAACAGTGTAGAAGGTCTTCTAAATGCTCTCAG GTACACAACAAAGCATTTGAATGATGAGACTACCTCCAAGCAAATTAAATCCATGTTGCAATAA
- the CYRIB gene encoding protein FAM49B isoform X2, with amino-acid sequence MGNLIKVLTRDIDHNAAHFFLDFENAQPTESEKEIYNQVNVVLKDAEGILEDLQSYRGAGHEIREAIQHPNDEKLQEKAWGAVVPLVGKLKKFYEFSQRLEAGLRGLLGALTSTPYSPTQHLEREQALAKQFAEILHFTLRFDELKMTNPAIQNDFSYYRRTLSRMRINNVPAEGENEVNNELANRMSLFYAEATPMLKTLSDATTKFVSENKNLPIENTTDCLSTMASVCRVMLETPEYRSRFTNEETVSFCLRVMVGVIILYDHVHPVGAFAKTSKIDMKGCIKVLKDQPPNSVEGLLNALRYTTKHLNDETTSKQIKSMLQ; translated from the exons ATGGGTAATCTCATTAAGGTGCTAACCAGGGACATAGACCACAATGCAGCACattttttcttggattttgaaA ATGCCCAACCTACAgaatctgaaaaggaaatttataATCAGGTGAATGTAGTGTTAAAGGATGCAGAAGGAATACTGGAAGACTTGCAGTCATATAGAGGAGCTGGCCATGAAATACGAGAG GCAATACAGCATCCCAACGATGAGAAGCTGCAAGAGAAGGCATGGGGCGCAGTTGTTCCACTAGTAGGCAAACTAAAAAAATTCTATGAATTTTCTCAAAGACTAG AGGCGGGATTGCGAGGTCTGTTGGGAGCCCTGACAAGCACTCCATATTCACCAACACAACACCTGGAGCGAGAGCAGGCTCTTGCTAAGCAGTTtgcagaaattcttcacttcACACTCCGGTTTGATGAGCTTAAG ATGACAAATCCTGCTATACAGAATGACTTCAGCTACTATAGAAGAACTCTGAGCCGTATGAGGATTAACAATGTCCCA gcagaaggagaaaatgaagtaaataatGAGTTGGCAAACAGAATGTCTTTATTTTACGCTGAAGCAACACCAATGTTGAAAACCTTAAGTGATGCTACAACAAAATTTGTGTCAGAG aataaaaatttaCCAATAGAGAATACTACGGATTGTTTAAGCACCATGGCCAGTGTGTGCAGGGTCATGCTGGAAACCCC TGAATATAGAAGCAGGTTTACAAACGAGGAAACAGTATCATTCTGTCTGAGGGTAATGGTGGGTGTCATCATACTCTATGACCATGTGCATCCGGTGGGCGCTTTTGCCAAAACTTCAAAAATTGAT aTGAAAGGATGCATCAAAGTTCTTAAAGACCAGCCTCCTAACAGTGTAGAAGGTCTTCTAAATGCTCTCAG GTACACAACAAAGCATTTGAATGATGAGACTACCTCCAAGCAAATTAAATCCATGTTGCAATAA